A genome region from Nitrospira sp. includes the following:
- a CDS encoding phosphopentomutase, with translation MMTRIVLLVLDGFGIGALPDAELYGDAGCNTLQRLAAISKGLALPNFEQLGLGHLGQFQGIRPMAQPEGCYGTLGFSTKGKNSLSGHWEIAGYVIEEGERPCEAFTTELSTALETALGQKTLGNCRAVTQEPIAEFGSAHQKSGMPIAWIDMAGTIFLAAHEQVVPPEELYRLAREARKLLKTMVPIVRVVACPFVGQAGTFAATERRRDFAVEPPGLTLLDHLSRASQLVIGVGKVGDLFSGRGVTRSVPLFQAEAVMDEVVGMFSKVPRGLIYASLPVIHPDLQTTVSTLQQIDRRLRDLQECLKVGDVLIITGDHGFDCARPNPGHSREYVPCLVTGPRLARGVNLGTRATAADLGQTIGEALGATRLPWGDSFLDALQSR, from the coding sequence ATGATGACGCGAATTGTGTTGTTGGTGCTGGATGGATTCGGTATCGGCGCCTTGCCGGATGCTGAGCTGTATGGCGATGCGGGCTGCAATACTCTGCAACGGCTGGCCGCCATTTCCAAAGGGCTCGCCCTGCCGAACTTTGAACAACTCGGCCTTGGACATCTCGGCCAGTTTCAAGGTATCCGCCCCATGGCCCAGCCGGAAGGCTGCTACGGGACTCTCGGGTTTTCAACCAAGGGAAAAAACTCTCTCTCCGGACATTGGGAAATCGCCGGATACGTGATCGAAGAAGGCGAGCGCCCCTGTGAAGCCTTCACGACCGAGCTGTCGACTGCGCTCGAGACTGCGCTGGGACAGAAGACCCTGGGTAATTGCCGCGCGGTCACGCAGGAGCCGATCGCCGAGTTCGGTAGCGCCCATCAGAAATCTGGCATGCCCATCGCCTGGATCGACATGGCAGGCACGATTTTTCTGGCGGCGCACGAGCAGGTCGTGCCGCCTGAGGAACTGTATCGTCTGGCCCGTGAAGCGCGGAAGCTGCTCAAGACCATGGTGCCGATCGTGCGCGTGGTCGCCTGTCCGTTCGTCGGGCAGGCAGGCACTTTTGCTGCGACGGAGCGGCGGCGGGATTTTGCGGTGGAGCCTCCAGGGCTCACCTTGCTGGACCACTTAAGTCGCGCCAGTCAACTCGTCATCGGGGTGGGAAAGGTCGGCGACCTGTTCAGCGGGCGCGGGGTTACGAGATCGGTGCCGCTGTTTCAGGCTGAAGCCGTCATGGATGAGGTCGTGGGTATGTTCAGCAAGGTGCCACGCGGCTTGATCTATGCGAGTCTTCCGGTCATCCATCCGGATCTCCAGACCACAGTGTCCACGCTGCAGCAGATCGATCGTCGGCTGCGCGATTTGCAGGAGTGCCTCAAGGTCGGGGACGTGTTGATCATCACCGGCGATCATGGGTTCGATTGTGCCAGGCCGAATCCGGGTCACTCGCGTGAGTATGTGCCATGTCTTGTCACCGGGCCGCGGCTTGCGCGCGGTGTGAACCTTGGGACCAGGGCAACTGCTGCGGACTTGGGCCAAACGATCGGCGAGGCGTTGGGTGCAACCAGATTGCCCTGGGGCGATAGTTTCTTGGACGCGTTGCAGTCGCGGTAA
- the deoC gene encoding deoxyribose-phosphate aldolase → MGVMSWNESLPRYLDHTVLRPEATKADVLRLCVEAREQGFVVIFVPPCYVDEAVSAVAGSEVQVGIPIGFPLGGHSTHAKVTEAIEAVAHGARVLDMVINISRLKSGDYDLVRSDMAAVVQATPGVNHKVILETCLLTREEKVAACHLAVEAGMDYVKTSTGFNQAGATVEDVRLMKEAVAGRAKVKASGGIRDWKATRELLEAGADRIGTSASLKILGEWRAARVAVR, encoded by the coding sequence ATGGGTGTGATGTCGTGGAATGAATCGTTGCCGCGGTACCTGGATCATACGGTGCTGCGTCCGGAGGCGACCAAGGCCGATGTGCTCCGCCTCTGCGTGGAAGCCAGGGAGCAGGGGTTCGTCGTGATTTTTGTGCCGCCCTGCTATGTGGATGAGGCCGTGTCGGCCGTTGCAGGGAGCGAGGTTCAGGTCGGCATCCCGATCGGGTTTCCCCTCGGCGGGCATTCCACCCATGCGAAGGTGACGGAAGCCATCGAGGCTGTCGCGCATGGTGCGCGGGTCCTCGATATGGTCATTAATATCAGCCGCTTGAAATCCGGCGACTACGATCTGGTACGGAGCGATATGGCCGCCGTCGTTCAGGCGACCCCTGGGGTGAATCACAAGGTGATCCTGGAAACCTGCTTGCTGACAAGAGAAGAAAAGGTCGCCGCGTGCCATCTGGCCGTCGAGGCCGGGATGGACTACGTGAAGACCTCGACCGGATTCAATCAGGCCGGTGCGACCGTGGAAGACGTTCGCTTGATGAAAGAGGCCGTGGCCGGACGGGCGAAGGTGAAGGCGTCTGGCGGCATCAGAGATTGGAAAGCCACGCGTGAGTTGCTGGAAGCCGGTGCCGATCGGATCGGCACCAGTGCGAGTCTGAAGATCCTCGGCGAATGGCGTGCCGCGCGGGTGGCAGTCCGGTGA